From Streptomyces sp. Mut1, the proteins below share one genomic window:
- a CDS encoding tyrosine-type recombinase/integrase, whose amino-acid sequence MPEHSTTVRDVATLKVARVGRVEKSDDPLRPFRLVDADGTEVAAVSEFLHHMLADDASPTSLRSYAYELLAWVRFLRAVDVPWQLASRVEARDFALWLKTTKKPPRQRRPDAPAPGSVNPVTGKAAPGENYAARTRRHARAVIRSFYEYHRETHGRPLINPFPQGGAAEEGSPNAHHNPMQPFRQPSRRGTYQPKEPKPTARIIPDQAINDLFAGLKYNRDRALIAFYISTGARASELLGVPQGLVAPGDQTIGVVRKGSQVLQHLPASADAFVWLRLYQQELRGMVPKHPSEPLWWTLRRPFRPLEYDAARMVFTRANQLLGANWTLHDLRHSAAKRMVRDPNLTLADVQWVMGHAHITTTEIYIAPTPDEVVAHVLAHHERQRAEQAKPPAPPAPGYRPEVLAALLGTSTAGGESR is encoded by the coding sequence ATGCCAGAGCACAGCACGACGGTCCGGGATGTGGCGACGCTGAAGGTGGCGAGGGTCGGCCGCGTCGAGAAGAGCGATGACCCGCTGCGGCCGTTCCGGCTCGTAGACGCCGATGGCACCGAGGTGGCGGCGGTCAGTGAGTTCCTGCACCACATGCTCGCCGACGACGCGAGTCCGACGTCGCTGCGGTCCTACGCCTATGAGCTGTTGGCGTGGGTCCGGTTCTTACGCGCCGTGGACGTTCCCTGGCAACTGGCGAGCCGCGTCGAGGCCCGTGACTTCGCACTGTGGCTGAAGACCACGAAGAAGCCGCCCCGGCAGCGCCGTCCCGACGCACCCGCCCCGGGCTCGGTGAACCCAGTCACGGGGAAGGCCGCGCCGGGCGAGAACTATGCCGCTCGGACCAGGCGGCACGCTCGCGCGGTGATCCGCTCGTTCTACGAGTACCACCGAGAGACCCACGGCCGACCGCTGATCAACCCGTTCCCGCAGGGAGGGGCTGCCGAGGAGGGGAGTCCGAATGCGCATCACAACCCGATGCAGCCGTTCCGGCAGCCCTCGCGCCGGGGTACCTATCAGCCCAAGGAGCCCAAGCCGACCGCGAGGATCATTCCTGACCAGGCAATCAACGACCTGTTCGCCGGGTTGAAGTACAACCGGGACAGGGCTCTGATCGCCTTCTACATCTCCACCGGCGCCCGCGCCTCCGAGCTGCTGGGTGTCCCGCAGGGCCTGGTCGCGCCCGGGGACCAGACGATCGGCGTGGTCCGCAAGGGCAGCCAGGTCCTGCAGCACCTTCCCGCCTCCGCCGACGCGTTCGTTTGGCTGCGGCTCTACCAGCAGGAACTGCGCGGCATGGTCCCCAAGCACCCGTCGGAGCCGCTGTGGTGGACGCTGCGGCGGCCCTTCCGCCCGCTGGAGTACGACGCGGCCCGGATGGTCTTCACCCGTGCCAACCAGCTGCTCGGCGCGAACTGGACCCTGCACGACCTGAGGCACAGCGCGGCCAAGAGGATGGTCCGCGATCCGAACCTGACCCTCGCCGACGTGCAGTGGGTCATGGGACATGCCCACATCACCACCACGGAAATTTACATCGCTCCCACGCCCGACGAGGTCGTCGCCCACGTTCTGGCCCACCATGAACGGCAGCGCGCCGAGCAGGCCAAGCCGCCAGCCCCGCCGGCACCGGGTTACCGCCCCGAGGTGCTGGCAGCACTGCTCGGCACCTCGACCGCGGGCGGCGAAAGCCGGTGA
- a CDS encoding serine protease yields MSDILEASQVRVYSAAGEVVGTGFLVAGNVVCTCADVVIRALGVPDIADQPLGALGQPVDLDFPLLDGSPRVRTIVASWRFGGTDVALLRLDRYVGGTRPVPLVNRTALRGNAFKVLGYPAGADHGVWAWGTLPGQGLDWAPIKTQEPGPHNLAGFSGAPVWNSAQDGVVGMMVAANLSESPAHLLPSDVLVADEVILKPRCPFNGLSAFREEDAEFFHGRDSDTARVHAGVRRRPVTVVAGSSGCGKSSLVRAGVLPRLRAEGMSVSELRPLPGVPAAAVLAHALTEILKPGPGEIEGLAVLERLAGLPFSVAHILTSDLREEIFACKGSTGHVIFIDQLEEYEPRAALDLIRMLAALVGHDSNATLRVVATARPGFFLDSLVAANTSHLAAEAVEYLAPLGGDDLQLAVTAPVAAVLGLHFEPGLPDRIIADAGDDPWRMPLVQFALTQLWKCRTRSTLTSAAYADMGGVVGALVVHAEITLAELTQAQRECAPALFRQLSWIGEGDTFGQRPIRTTDLAPALFNLAQQLAISGLIVFSHVPGGAIGENVVELAHEALIQLWPRLRQWLVEDQDFHVWQHQLLEDLSRWNTHRQSVYLLSGSNLAQALHWLAERPEGISADERNYILLSRRHSRWRADRAVQAVSAAMERVAMPMRQVRDLEGWRHWQVLAVVGLWIAFLLAAASISVREVLESFRLHAGLGPSDTPAVVTAIVALATATGTLIGVILTAYAKYVQARGQAEADLIRARAEMMRAEADVTRARAGLPPHAPSANGDPPALTPPAEPDPSQPPPSGGSPDAP; encoded by the coding sequence GTGAGCGACATCCTGGAGGCGTCGCAGGTCCGGGTCTACTCGGCCGCCGGAGAGGTGGTGGGCACCGGGTTTCTCGTCGCCGGCAATGTGGTGTGCACCTGCGCCGATGTCGTCATCCGGGCACTCGGGGTGCCGGATATCGCGGACCAGCCGCTGGGTGCGCTGGGCCAGCCGGTGGACCTCGACTTTCCGCTACTGGATGGCAGCCCTCGGGTGCGGACGATCGTGGCGTCCTGGCGGTTCGGCGGAACGGATGTGGCGCTGCTGCGGCTGGACAGGTACGTCGGGGGAACGCGGCCAGTGCCGCTCGTCAACAGGACCGCCCTGCGGGGGAACGCGTTCAAGGTGCTCGGCTACCCGGCCGGGGCCGACCATGGCGTCTGGGCCTGGGGCACACTGCCCGGGCAGGGCTTGGACTGGGCACCGATAAAGACACAGGAGCCGGGGCCGCACAATCTGGCGGGGTTCAGCGGGGCGCCGGTCTGGAACAGCGCGCAGGACGGTGTCGTCGGGATGATGGTGGCCGCGAACCTGAGTGAGAGTCCCGCGCATCTTTTGCCGTCAGACGTGCTGGTGGCCGATGAAGTGATCCTGAAGCCGCGCTGCCCGTTCAACGGGCTCTCGGCGTTCAGAGAGGAAGACGCGGAGTTCTTCCATGGCCGCGACAGTGACACCGCGCGCGTGCATGCCGGCGTGCGCAGGAGACCGGTGACCGTGGTGGCGGGATCCTCGGGGTGTGGAAAGTCTTCCCTCGTACGGGCTGGGGTGTTGCCCCGCCTGCGGGCCGAAGGCATGAGCGTGTCCGAACTGCGGCCTCTGCCCGGGGTACCGGCGGCTGCCGTCCTCGCCCACGCGCTGACGGAGATCCTGAAACCGGGGCCCGGCGAGATCGAGGGTCTTGCCGTACTCGAAAGGCTGGCAGGGCTCCCCTTTTCGGTCGCTCACATCCTGACATCCGACCTGCGGGAGGAGATCTTTGCCTGCAAAGGGAGCACCGGACATGTCATCTTCATCGACCAGCTGGAGGAGTACGAACCCCGGGCCGCGCTTGACCTCATCAGGATGCTTGCTGCTCTGGTGGGCCATGACAGCAATGCCACTCTTCGCGTTGTCGCCACCGCGCGGCCCGGTTTCTTCCTCGATTCGCTGGTCGCAGCCAACACGTCCCATCTTGCGGCCGAGGCCGTGGAGTACCTCGCGCCGCTGGGCGGCGATGATCTGCAGCTGGCGGTGACCGCACCCGTCGCCGCAGTGCTGGGACTGCACTTCGAGCCGGGGCTGCCGGATCGGATCATCGCGGATGCGGGCGACGACCCCTGGCGGATGCCGTTGGTTCAGTTCGCCCTGACCCAGCTGTGGAAGTGCCGCACCCGCTCGACGCTCACCAGCGCCGCCTACGCCGACATGGGCGGTGTCGTCGGCGCGCTCGTCGTGCACGCGGAGATCACCCTGGCCGAGCTTACGCAGGCCCAACGGGAATGTGCACCAGCGCTTTTCAGGCAGCTGTCCTGGATCGGCGAAGGTGACACCTTTGGCCAAAGGCCCATCCGCACCACCGACCTCGCCCCCGCACTCTTCAACCTGGCACAGCAGCTGGCCATTAGCGGGCTCATCGTTTTCTCCCACGTTCCGGGGGGTGCCATCGGCGAGAATGTCGTCGAACTGGCGCACGAGGCGCTTATCCAGCTGTGGCCGCGCCTGAGGCAATGGCTCGTCGAGGACCAGGACTTCCACGTCTGGCAGCATCAGCTGCTGGAGGACCTGTCCCGCTGGAACACACACCGGCAATCCGTCTATTTACTGAGCGGATCCAACCTGGCACAGGCCCTGCACTGGCTTGCCGAGCGTCCCGAGGGCATTTCAGCCGACGAGCGCAACTACATTCTGCTCAGCCGCCGCCACTCCCGCTGGCGCGCCGACAGGGCAGTGCAGGCGGTATCCGCAGCGATGGAAAGGGTGGCGATGCCGATGAGGCAGGTCAGGGATTTGGAAGGCTGGCGGCACTGGCAGGTTCTGGCAGTTGTCGGTCTGTGGATCGCCTTCTTGCTGGCTGCCGCGTCGATCAGTGTGCGTGAGGTGCTCGAAAGCTTTCGGCTGCACGCAGGGTTGGGGCCCTCCGATACGCCCGCAGTGGTGACGGCGATCGTCGCCCTGGCCACTGCCACCGGCACTCTGATCGGTGTCATTCTGACTGCCTACGCCAAATACGTGCAGGCCCGGGGTCAAGCCGAAGCGGATCTCATCCGCGCAAGGGCCGAGATGATGCGCGCGGAAGCCGATGTCACCAGAGCCCGCGCAGGGCTCCCGCCGCACGCCCCCTCCGCCAACGGCGATCCGCCAGCACTCACGCCACCTGCCGAACCGGACCCTAGCCAGCCTCCACCGTCCGGTGGGTCACCTGATGCACCCTGA